In Homo sapiens chromosome 11, GRCh38.p14 Primary Assembly, one DNA window encodes the following:
- the USP47 gene encoding ubiquitin carboxyl-terminal hydrolase 47 isoform X1, giving the protein MHRIKLNDRMTFPEELDMSTFIDVEDEKSPQTESCTDSGAENEGSCHSDQMSNDFSNDDGVDEGICLETNSGTEKISKSGLEKNSLIYELFSVMVHSGSAAGGHYYACIKSFSDEQWYSFNDQHVSRITQEDIKKTHGGSSGSRGYYSSAFASSTNAYMLIYRLKDPARNAKFLEVDEYPEHIKNLVQKERELEEQEKRQREIERNTCKIKLFCLHPTKQVMMENKLEVHKDKTLKEAVEMAYKMMDLEEVIPLDCCRLVKYDEFHDYLERSYEGEEDTPMGLLLGGVKSTYMFDLLLETRKPDQVFQSYKPGEVMVKVHVVDLKAESVAAPITVRAYLNQTVTEFKQLISKAIHLPAETMRIVLERCYNDLRLLSVSSKTLKAEGFFRSNKVFVESSETLDYQMAFADSHLWKLLDRHANTIRLFVLLPEQSPVSYSKRTAYQKAGGDSGNVDDDCERVKGPVGSLKSVEAILEESTEKLKSLSLQQQQDGDNGDSSKSTETSDFENIESPLNERDSSASVDNRELEQHIQTSDPENFQSEERSDSDVNNDRSTSSVDSDILSSSHSSDTLCNADNAQIPLANGLDSHSITSSRRTKANEGKKETWDTAEEDSGTDSEYDESGKSRGEMQYMYFKAEPYAADEGSGEGHKWLMVHVDKRITLAAFKQHLEPFVGVLSSHFKVFRVYASNQEFESVRLNETLSSFSDDNKITIRLGRALKKGEYRVKVYQLLVNEQEPCKFLLDAVFAKGMTVRQSKEELIPQLREQCGLELSIDRFRLRKKTWKNPGTVFLDYHIYEEDINISSNWEVFLEVLDGVEKMKSMSQLAVLSRRWKPSEMKLDPFQEVVLESSSVDELREKLSEISGIPLDDIEFAKGRGTFPCDISVLDIHQDLDWNPKVSTLNVWPLYICDDGAVIFYRDKTEELMELTDEQRNELMKKESSRLQKTGHRVTYSPRKEKALKIYLDGAPNKDLTQD; this is encoded by the exons ATGCATAGGATTAAACTGAATGATCGAATGACATTTCCCGAGGAACTAGATATGAGTACTTTTATTGATGTTGAAGATGag AAATCTCCTCAGACTGAAAGTTGCACTGACAGTGGAGCAGAAAATGAAGGTAGTTGTCACAGTGATCAGATGAGCAACGATTTCTCCAATGATGATGGTGTTGATGAAGGAATCTGTCTTGAAACCAATAGTGGAACTGAAAAGATCTCAAAATCTGGACTTGAAAAG aATTCCTTGATCTATGAACTTTTCTCTGTTATGGTTCATTCTGGGAGCGCTGCTGGTGGTCATTATTATGCATGTATAAAGTCATTCAGTGATGAGCAGTGGTACAGCTTCAATGATCAACATGTCAGCAGG ATAACACAAGAGGACATTAAGAAAACACATGGTGGATCTTCAGGAAGCAGAGGATATTATTCTAGTGCTTTCGCAAG TTCCACAAATGCATATATGCTGATCTATAGACTGAAGGATCCAGCCAGAAATGCAA AATTTCTAGAAGTGGATGAATACCCAGAACATATTAAAAACTTGgtgcagaaagagagagagttggAAGAACAAGAAAAGAGACAACGAGAAATTGAGCGCAATACATGCAAG ataAAATTATTCTGTTTGCATCCTACAAAACAAGTAATGATGGAAAATAAATTGGAGGTTCATAAGGATAAGACATTAAAGGAAGCAGTAGAAATGGCTTATAAG ATGATGGATTTAGAAGAGGTAATACCCCTGGATTGCTGTCGCCTTGTTAAATATGATGAGTTTCATGATTATCTAGAACGGTCATATGAAGGAGAAGAAGATACACCAATGGGGCTTCTACTAGGTGGCGTCAAGTCAACATATATGTTTGATCTGCTGTTGGAGACGAGAAAGCCTGATCAGGTTTTCCAATCTTATAAACCTGGAG AAGTGATGGTGAAAGTTCATGTTGTTGATCTAAAGGCAGAATCTGTAGCTGCTCCTATAACTGTTCGTGCTTACTTAAATCAGACAGTTACAGAATTCAAACAACTGATTTCAAAG GCCATCCATTTACCTGCTGAAACAATGAGAATAGTGCTGGAACGCTGCTACAATGATTTGCGTCTTCTCAGTGTCTCCAGTAAAACCCTGAAAGCTGAAGGATTTTTTAGAAGTAACAAG GTGTTTGTTGAAAGCTCCGAGACTTTGGATTACCAGATGGCCTTTGCAGACTCTCATTTATGGAAACTCCTGGATCGGCATGCAAATacaatcagattatttgttttgctACCTGAACAATCCCCAGTATCTTATTCCAAAAGGACAGCATACCAGAAAGCTGGAGGCGATTCTGGTAATGTGGATGATGACTGTGAAAGAGTCAAAGGACCTGTAGGAAGCCTAAAGTCTGTGGAAGCTATTCTAGAAGAAAGCACTGAAAAACTCAAAAGCTTGTCACTGCAGCAACAGCAGGATGGAGATAATGGGGACAGCAGCAAAAGTACTGAGACAAGTGACTTTGAAAACATCGAATCACCTCTCAATGAGAGGGACTCTTCAGCATCAGTGGATAATAGAGAACTTGAACAGCATATTCAGACTTCTGATCCAGAAAATTTTCAGTCTGAAGAACGATCAGACTCAGATGTGAATAATGACAGGAGTACAAGTTCAGTGGACAGTGATATTCTTAGCTCCAGTCATAGCAGTGATACTTTGTGCAATGCAGACAATGCTCAGATCCCTTTGGCTAATGGACTTGACTCTCACAGTATCACAAGTAGTAGAAGAACGAAagcaaatgaagggaaaaaagaaacatgggATACAGCAGAAGAAGACTCTGGAACTGATAGTGAATATGATGAGAGTGGCAAGAGTAGGGGAGAAATGCAGTACATGTATTTCAAAGCTGAACCTTATGCTGCAGATGAAGGTTCTGGGGAAGGACATAAAT GGTTGATGGTGCATGTTGATAAAAGAATTACTCTGGCAGCTTTCAAACAACATTTAGAGCCCTTTGTTGGAGTTTTGTCCTCTCACTTCAAGGTCTTTCGAGTGTATGCCAGCAATCAAGAGTTTGAGAGCGTCCGGCTGAATGAGACACTTTCATCATTTTCTGATGACAATAAG ATTACAATTAGACTGGGGAGAGCACTTAAAAAAGGAGAATACAGAGTTAAAGTATACCAGCTTTTGGTCAATGAACAAGAG CCATGCAAGTTTCTGCTAGATGCTGTGTTTGCTAAAGGAATGACTGTACGGCAATCAAAAGAGGAATTAATTCCTCAGCTCAGGGAGCAATGTGGTTTAGAGCTCAGTATTGACAG GTTTCGTCTAAGGAAAAAAACATGGAAGAATCCTGGCACTGTCTTTTTGGATTATCATATTTATGAAGAAGATATTAATATTTCCAGCAACTGGGAGGTTTTCCTTGAAGTTCTTGAtg GGGTAGAGAAGATGAAGTCCATGTCACAGCTTGCAGTTTTGTCAAGACGGTGGAAGCCTTCAGAGATGAAGTTGGATCCCTTCCAGGAGGTTGTATTGGAAAGCAGTAGTGTGGACGAATTGCGAGAGAAG cTTAGTGAAATCAGTGGGATTCCTTTGGATGATATTGAATTTGCTAAG ggtAGAGGAACATTTCCCTGTGATATTTCTGTCCTTGATATTCATCAGGATTTAGACTGGAATCCTAAAGTTTCTACCCTGAATGTCTGGCCTCTTTATATCTGTGATGATGGTGCGGTCATATTTTATAG